Within Oncorhynchus masou masou isolate Uvic2021 chromosome 17, UVic_Omas_1.1, whole genome shotgun sequence, the genomic segment TGCCAGTTGCCATCCTGCTCTCATCTCGGGCAGAGCTGCTCAGGCGAGTAGCCAGGCTCTCCATGGCCTTCACCTGGGCTGAGTTCTCATCATACCTGACCAGAGAAAAATTAAAGGGTTAATCTCATCAATCTAACAACAACGGTTCATCAACTATGTTATTATGCAGATCATTACATGGCTGTTAGTAGAGGATATATCGTCTACTGTATTTTCACAGGAAATCATGGGTATCGTATTGTATGAAGACATGAGTTTCTTACTTGGTTTTAAGATCACTGATAAGCTCCTTGATCTTGTTTTCCCCTGTCATGACCGATCTCATGAGTGCCAGGGACTTCTCGGACTTTGCAAGGGCACCGTTAGCGGTCTTCTCCATTGTCTCCGATTTGCTCCGCTGTCTAATAAACAGTTACAACATAGTTATTCAGAGCACCACAAGTCATTTTCTAACATGGGATATTCCAGTCTGTATAAATGTGACATGGAGGGGTGCAGTACTAACTTTTCAGCCAGGTCTGTTGCTCTCTGAACCAGAGAAGAGAGGGTATCCGTGCCCACCCCTGCATCACCTAAGGGGAATTCCTAACATGGGGGTGGAAGGTAAACACTAATGAAATGGATTATTAACAAGCATACATTTGGATATATTCATCTGTCCTTTACTCTCTCCTCATTTGATGACAATGACATCAGTGACAAAAgtagaatactactgtactactcacAGCTTGTTTGATGTTGAATCTTGCCTCTTCAAGTTTGCGCCGCACATCACTGATGAGTGTCTGGACATCAGATACCTGTCGTTGGTACTTCTGGTCCTGCAGCTTGATGTTGTCAACGGTGTTGGAGATCGCCTGGATGTCTCTGCCTTCACTCAGCTGGGTTGCACTGATGTCTGAGAGCCGGGCCTGTAAGTCTTTCTCTGATTCTATTCAATAGAACAAAACAAACCACCAACATGAGATCTGCTTTCGCACTTTCTAAACCAATTGCGTCACAAACTGAGTGTGATACATTGGGGTATGACAGAGATACAGTGCATGGACATtgcttcaccatgtttcagaTGCCTGATAACCATCCTGAATTGTTTTAATATATGTTGATTCATTAGCAAATGAGTGATCCTCTGACACTATCTATGTTGTATAACCAGTTATGAATGACTTACCAGAGAGTGTCTGTGCATTTCTCTGCAGGTCTGTGACTATATCCTCTGCTGTTCTGATGGCTTTCTCCATCTGGGCGTCGTTAACTGGCAGACTGCCACTCTCCATGCCCGTAAACAGAGTTTCTATCTCCCGTAGTTTACGACTATACCCCTCCATCTGCAACACATGAACCAACGGGATAGGAACGCTTTAAAAAGAGCTTATGTAAGGTTCATCTCTGGTGATAGACAAAAATATGACATTCCCTAATAACACGCCACTTTGATACAGCTACGACCGGAAGTGACTTTTCTGTTAGGATaacttacgcagcaggttaggagaattaggttaatgTTAGAAAAAGGGCTAGGGTTAGCAAAAATGAtttcctaacctgctatgaaaaGTCACTTCCGGTCATAGCTGTATTGAAGTGCTGTGTTTTTAGGGAGTCCTCAAAAAGTTAGCTGGCTGGAGGCCAGCATTCACAAAAGATTTAGGTCTGGGTTAGCGACATTAATTAAAGGttgacaaaaaaataataatatatacacacacacacctctgcatTACTAATACTGTAGGACAATATAGTACATTCAGAATGTGTAATTAGAAGCAAGTGtgagatatccctctagtggtgtgggggctgtgctttggcaaagtgagtggggttatatccttcctgtttggccctgtccgggggtatcatcggatggggccacagtgtctcctgacccctcctgtctcagcctccagtatttatgctgcagtagtttatgtgtcggggggctagggtcagtttgttatatctggagtacttctcctgtcctattcggtgtcctgtgtgaatttaagtatgctctctctctaattctctctcggaggacctgagccctcagaccatgcctcaggactacctggcatgatgactccttgctgtccccagtccacctggctgtgctgctgctccagtttcaactgttctgcctgtgattattattatttgaccatgctggtcatttatgaacatttgaacttcttggccatgttctgttataatctccacccggcacagccagaagaggactggtcaccccacatagcgtggttcctctctaggtttcttcctaggttttggcctttctaggaagtttttcctagccaccatgcttctacacctgcattgcttgctgtttggggttttaggctgggtttctgtacagcactttgagatatcagctgatgtatgaagggctatataaatacatttgatttgattttgatttgtgaGATGGAGCAGTAAATTCAAACCCTGCAAGGTTTTCGTTATGATAATGACATAACTTCAAAGGTTAACTATTGTGTTTCAATGCTTCAGATAGTGCTCCTTGTAATTCCTCCTCCCACACTACATCCTGAAGATAGAGGGCaccccaaatgtcaccctattccctatttagtagggttctggtcaaaagtagtgcactatatatggaatagggtgccatttgagacacaaagCCAGCAGCTCCAGATTACGTGGCATTTGCACACCAACACAACTCTTTCATTTATCTGGTAAGTACTTTCCCCTCCCAGGTGGTAGTAGGCTACATGTACTGAGAGGAATCTTGTAAGAAATACTGATGCAAGATCACAACTTTGTAAACCTCTTCCTTTCGTAACAAAATTCCAACTCCTCCTTCGTTAACCCACTAAGCTACTGTATAAGGATGTTGAATCAGCGACAGGGTGAGCCAGTACAAATATTACAGCATGCTGTAGCCTAATTTCTGGTCCAGTTATTGTGTCTGCGTCTcaaacggcatcctattcccaaggcctgtatatagggaatagggtgccattagggatgaaCACCAAGTGCTGCCATTTAATCATTGGAGAGAGCACTGTGACATGTTTGACCTCAATGGAAAGACAAGGCATTGATCAAATAATCCCAGTGGGTTTTACCTCAGTCTTGACAAGGTTGAAGCAGGAGGGACACGCGGAACGCTGGCACTTCAGACCCTCAAAGCCTTCTCTGCAAGAACACTGGCCCTGGTCACTGCATTTGTTGTACAGAGAGCCCTGAGAATTGCAGCCACAAGCTAGAACGCAAAATGAAAATAATTGTTAAAATGTATATACAATTGTAGACAATATTTAACTGTTGGAATCTAAAGGAGGAGCTATGTGTCTAAGTGTGAAAGAGCTGGATATGGGGAGCGAACAAGGTGCTGTCCTTACGTTTGCATGCCTCTGATGGCATGCTGTGGTGATAGCCCTCCAGACAGCTCTCACAGAAGAAGCCAGTGGCATAATTTAGGCATTTCAGGCACTGCCCTGTCTGTGGGTCACAACTACGGACAGTGTTCGGGTCCATGTGTCCGTTGCACTGGCAGCGCCGACAAGGCCTCTGGATGCCATCTTCACCCAAGGGATCGCCATAGAAACCATCCTGGCAGGTGTGGCAATGTGAGCCTGTTgagagtgaggagggtggaagaggtaggtacaaaatgaaaaaaaatatatataataaatatatacacgtgcgcgcgaacacacacacacactgccagtcaaaagtttggacacacccactcattcaagggcttttcttatttgtactattttctacattgtagaataatagtgacaacatcaaaactatgaaataacacatatggaatcatgtagtatcccaAAAAAGTcttgaacaaatcaaaaaatattctatatttgagtttcttcaaagtagccatttgaattctctcaatcagcttcatgaggtagtaacctggaatgcatttcaattaacaggtgtggcttgttaaaagttaatttgtagaatttatttccttcttaatgcatttgggccaatcagttgtgttgtgacaaggtaggggtggtataaagaagatagccctatttggtaaaagaccaagtccatatcatggcaagagcaactcaaataagcaaagagaaacgacagtccatcattactttaagacatgaaggtcagtctgaggaacatttcaagaactttgaaagtctcttcaagtgcagttgcaaaaaccatcaagcactatgatgaaactggctctcatgaggaccaccacaggaaagaaagacccagattTGCCTAttttggaatgagtaggtgtttccaaacttttgactggcactgtatatgcagtatatatataaaatatgcaAACAGCTGACATTAAAATATCAATGCCCTAATAGTCTATCCCATCTAACAGACATGGTCTGTGAcagtgtctgtgtcccaaatagtaccctattccctatatagtgcactacttttgaccaggacccaagtggacaatatagggaataggatgccatttgtgaCTGTGACTCACCAGTGGTGCCAGGTGGACAGAGGTCACACTTGACCTCCAGGGAACCTGGGCTCACAGAGCAGGCACCTCCATTGGGACAGGGACACTTCTGACAAGACTGTGGCTGGGCAGGATCATTATAGTACCCTGGCGGGCAGATCTGGCGACCAGGGGTCTCATCTGCAGAGTAACAGTCTCCTGTGGAACAACACAAAATCACATATACTTTTTGGGCATGTTCAAATTCAATTTCACAACGAATGAACATTATATTTAAATAATTGATTTGAACATGTCTATAACTATAATTTATCCAGGGAAGTGCATATTGCAAAAGGAGGTCCGTCCCAAATCTCACCATTAACAACAAAATAACTAAATCTATTAAGACAAACATACAGTAACACTTGGACAAAGTTCAAATGTCACCGACCTGTTTCGGAGTCACAGCTTCCTCCTCTACAGCTGCAGGGCTCACAGGAGCTGTATGGACCTTTGCTTGGCAAACTTCTTTTATACCCTGCAGCACACTTCTCACAGAACTGGCCCTCATATCCCACTGGGCAGCTACATTTCTGTACCCATGTAGCTGGGGACCCGGCACCTCGACGGGCAGACTCCATGCGCACGTCGTCAAGGTAACCACGCCCTAGAGGACAGTAAAGGCATTGCTTTTTATTGAGTGACTGACAAAAAGATGAAGACAAGGCAATGTGATGACAATGTGTACTACTTATTTATAAAGATcacataaaaaaaactaaaataaacTAGATTTAAACCGGTTCCAAAGTACTTATTTACAACATATGCAGGAGAAGAAGTAACACCAAGGATCTGTTGATGTACACAGTAACCAATCTTATAGTCTGAGGGATACAAAAATAAGTACTTACCATTTTCTCCAAATGTCCCACGGATTTTAATGTCAGTCAGATTGTGGAGGAGTGTTTGAAACTGGAAAGATGAAAGGTGGGGCCTCCATTCACTGCCCTGTTGCTCATCCAGTCTGAGAATGAAAGACACAGCGTGTTTACCGAAGATGTGCACAGATTCACAAAGCCTGAGGAAACATGGGTATTATACTTATGTATTTCACAGTCACACTTTACACCACCTTGTCCTTGCTACGATGTAATTATTCCTGCAATTATTATGTAGATCATGAATATGAGAATAAATATGGAAACAAAAAGCAGTGTGCATTAGGCTACGATATTGGTCACAATAATGTGGTGTATGATGGTCGATGACTTCTCAATAAACTGAAGACTATAATCTATTTATTTAAAACATTTgtacattttttgtttttgttcaatTTAAATCACTTTCGGAAATGACTGCCTTCAACTCGAATTGACCCCAGTAATTGTATGGTACAGTTTGTTGTATTAGACAGGATTGGATCGGACCATTTAGAGATAAGCTGCTTGGCAACTAGCCATTTTCCACTTAATTTGAATTAATTTGAATCGGACAAGCAGATGACCCTCTGGCTTACTAACTGTTATTAAGCGTTTACATTCAGCTGTGTGAGATAAACAGTGACCCCTTCACATCCACGATGTGAAATCGTCTCTAATATTTCTCAATTTTTATGTCTTTGGCATCCATCTCACTATCCACCACACCTGCATACTTATCTCCCACAGATCAAATTATGTTTGTACCTGCCCTGAGACTGTCAGTACACTTGGTACAACCCCATAGCTACGGGGATACACAGCAACGGGAATACACAGCTACGGGATTGCACAGCTACGGGAATATGCTATCGCTCTCGCGAGACCCCATAGCTGTGTGTTTTATCTTGTTTCCTTCCTTCAGGGAACAATAGTTTAAAAAAGGTTTATAACGTTGCATTTTGCCTAAAGCTAAAATCAAGCGTATCTGTTTAGCACAGTGCTCTGGCTGATTCCAACCTGAATGTGTAAGTAATCTTCTGTCCACTGGGAACGATGGTCCTCAGGTCTCCCAGGGAAGCTGCCACGCTCAGCCCAGATCCCTCCAGCACCACATCAGCCATGGACGGGTGGCGAACCCCTCGGTCCAGCCTCAGGGAGAAGGACAGGTTCTGACCGTAGCTCAGCTCCTGGTTACCCAGGTAAGAGTCTAGTCATCACAAAATAAGACAGAAAACCAGATTATTAATAGATGAATGGTGACTGTATGGTGAGGCGTGTGGTGTAACACATCCAGTACTCACTATAATATTGCATACTTTCATACCTGCAccctttgtttttttgtttgttgggaAAAAGCATAGGATgcgtccaaatggcaccctattttcaatatagtgcactacttttgaccagagccttatggtcaaaagtagtgcagtttCTCCTAAGGCAGTGAGGGATCAATATTAAgagcagggagcagagagagcagcTCTCACCAGGGGCATAGAGGTAAACAGGGAGGATGTCTTTGGAGATGACCTCAATGTCACGATGAGTGGGGGACCAGTGGAAGTGGACTTGAGATGGGGTCACACCGTGAACAGTGGCAGCTCGCCACCCCTCTGTTCCTGAAAAACAGAAGATTGGCAGACATTTAACCTACTGATACTAAACCAAATGAACTAGTGTATATATTACTGCTGTTTATGTTCTGATCAGCTGAATGGGTGTAAACCTACCATCGT encodes:
- the LOC135558674 gene encoding laminin subunit gamma-2-like isoform X2, giving the protein MRILIYLIPVRFSVTMMSSWIFLCGLSLCTWSSIQGTYRYGGSDICKCNGKSRYCLPDSGGLHCVDCQDNTEGRHCERCKEGFHHQRAGDSCVPCNCSSKGSVGAHCDSRGRCSCRAGTQGEKCDRCQNGTPISSNGCAANGGQLTDNSVTAQSLPCFCYGHSTECSTAKGYSVHTVTSTFDDGTEGWRAATVHGVTPSQVHFHWSPTHRDIEVISKDILPVYLYAPDSYLGNQELSYGQNLSFSLRLDRGVRHPSMADVVLEGSGLSVAASLGDLRTIVPSGQKITYTFRLDEQQGSEWRPHLSSFQFQTLLHNLTDIKIRGTFGENGRGYLDDVRMESARRGAGSPATWVQKCSCPVGYEGQFCEKCAAGYKRSLPSKGPYSSCEPCSCRGGSCDSETGDCYSADETPGRQICPPGYYNDPAQPQSCQKCPCPNGGACSVSPGSLEVKCDLCPPGTTGSHCHTCQDGFYGDPLGEDGIQRPCRRCQCNGHMDPNTVRSCDPQTGQCLKCLNYATGFFCESCLEGYHHSMPSEACKPCGCNSQGSLYNKCSDQGQCSCREGFEGLKCQRSACPSCFNLVKTEMEGYSRKLREIETLFTGMESGSLPVNDAQMEKAIRTAEDIVTDLQRNAQTLSESEKDLQARLSDISATQLSEGRDIQAISNTVDNIKLQDQKYQRQVSDVQTLISDVRRKLEEARFNIKQAEFPLGDAGVGTDTLSSLVQRATDLAEKQRSKSETMEKTANGALAKSEKSLALMRSVMTGENKIKELISDLKTKYDENSAQVKAMESLATRLSSSARDESRMATGTLEQIASLEPGIPRPLKDIDSVLAKLDGLRERVEKNLTAYQALQEDTQEDKAAVEDLLAQGKAAQQKYDKLLGRANHAKADTELALKDITDNIDGVDNVLEMLRGFDGQINKNKALADEAIKKLPGINATIHQAVGNNSETLFIIGSVSGDYNDALGTVSSLEAVVSRLEGMSGSLPVPPAGLLKDATKLKEDVQGLQKQAVATVAKVAAEKANAEIQKDRAAEASIGATGAYNNAKHTRDAVGETLLVINNLLSMIGKPGSVDEERLGELEQSINSARGQVNLQLQPRLQDLEGKEASQRTRLTGLNLDIDMILDDIRNLEDIHANIPKGCFNSPPIERP
- the LOC135558674 gene encoding laminin subunit gamma-2-like isoform X1, whose product is MRILIYLIPVRFSVTMMSSWIFLCGLSLCTWSSIQGTYRYGGSDICKCNGKSRYCLPDSGGLHCVDCQDNTEGRHCERCKEGFHHQRAGDSCVPCNCSSKGSVGAHCDSRGRCSCRAGTQGEKCDRCQNGTPISSNGCAANGGQLTDNSVTAQSLPCFCYGHSTECSTAKGYSVHTVTSTFDDGTEGWRAATVHGVTPSQVHFHWSPTHRDIEVISKDILPVYLYAPDSYLGNQELSYGQNLSFSLRLDRGVRHPSMADVVLEGSGLSVAASLGDLRTIVPSGQKITYTFRLDEQQGSEWRPHLSSFQFQTLLHNLTDIKIRGTFGENGRGYLDDVRMESARRGAGSPATWVQKCSCPVGYEGQFCEKCAAGYKRSLPSKGPYSSCEPCSCRGGSCDSETGDCYSADETPGRQICPPGYYNDPAQPQSCQKCPCPNGGACSVSPGSLEVKCDLCPPGTTGSHCHTCQDGFYGDPLGEDGIQRPCRRCQCNGHMDPNTVRSCDPQTGQCLKCLNYATGFFCESCLEGYHHSMPSEACKPCGCNSQGSLYNKCSDQGQCSCREGFEGLKCQRSACPSCFNLVKTEMEGYSRKLREIETLFTGMESGSLPVNDAQMEKAIRTAEDIVTDLQRNAQTLSESEKDLQARLSDISATQLSEGRDIQAISNTVDNIKLQDQKYQRQVSDVQTLISDVRRKLEEARFNIKQAEFPLGDAGVGTDTLSSLVQRATDLAEKQRSKSETMEKTANGALAKSEKSLALMRSVMTGENKIKELISDLKTKYDENSAQVKAMESLATRLSSSARDESRMATGTLEQIASLEPGIPRPLKKDIDSVLAKLDGLRERVEKNLTAYQALQEDTQEDKAAVEDLLAQGKAAQQKYDKLLGRANHAKADTELALKDITDNIDGVDNVLEMLRGFDGQINKNKALADEAIKKLPGINATIHQAVGNNSETLFIIGSVSGDYNDALGTVSSLEAVVSRLEGMSGSLPVPPAGLLKDATKLKEDVQGLQKQAVATVAKVAAEKANAEIQKDRAAEASIGATGAYNNAKHTRDAVGETLLVINNLLSMIGKPGSVDEERLGELEQSINSARGQVNLQLQPRLQDLEGKEASQRTRLTGLNLDIDMILDDIRNLEDIHANIPKGCFNSPPIERP